The following proteins are co-located in the Cryptosporidium parvum Iowa II chromosome 6, whole genome shotgun sequence genome:
- a CDS encoding rab1a protein, giving the protein FIFSDFLFKLVLIGDSGVGKSCLLLRFAQDDSFTDSYITTIGVDFRFRTIKIDDKIIKLQIWDTAGQERFRTITSAYYRGADGVVLVYDTTSTSSFDHIDEWVTEVNRYTTDSTKILIGNKCDLTSQKMVDFATGQKKAQELQVDFMESSAKNSTNVEECFVNIARKLLEKKLKNGETSSKPINSQNIYLNQHGDGGLISGVLSSCCK; this is encoded by the exons ttcatttttagcGATTTTCTGTTCAAATTGGTTCTTATTGGAGATAGTGGAGTCGGAAAATCTTGCCTATTATTGAGATTTGCA CAGGATGATTCTTTTACTGACAGCTATATCACTACAATTGGTGTGGATTTCCGATTCAGAACTATCAAAATTGatgataaaataataaaattacaAATCTGGGATACTGCAGGACAAGAAAGGTTTAGAACCATTACTTCAGCATACTACAGAGGTGCTGATGGAGTAGTACTTGTATATGATACAACTTCAACTTCATCTTTTGACCACATTGACGAGTGGGTAACTGAAGTTAACCGTTATACAACCGACTCCACAAAAATCCTTATTGGAAACAAGTGCGATTTAACCTCACAGAAGATGGTTGACTTTGCTACCGGACAAAAAAAAGCTCAAGAGCTTCAAGTTGATTTCATGGAATCGAGCGCCAAAAATTCTACTAATGTCGAAGAATGCTTTGTAAACATAGCAAGAAAACTTCTAGAGAAAAAGCTGAAGAATGGCGAAACTTCATCCAAACCCATTAATTCCCAGAATATCTACTTAAACCAGCATGGAGATGGTGGTTTAATTTCAGGTGTACTTTCTTCTTGTTGTAAGTAA
- a CDS encoding SET domain containing protein, with protein MDFVVKLPVELDADESLVNNRKKLLEEWGLPGTYVTLWLKEELGEDLKTQDNLKKIFEKLVKLIHSMYISSMTFKDTYLALAYSRDEYISKFNSGKFQVDSPESLFEIYTHKITNIPSYNPIVMIKALLVLKSIIKDEISQVTQNAENSNFHMDNYQYLLNQCLSFVMSSLENICKPSLQDVSNLDIDVDSTYLDDIIQSLSGGEQTKYPIILRKLGVGTHPTHGRGFYSTEKIEADTNIVEISLYHALSFYNAIYSEDFGYIARFLSNPTQYILEMKSIISETSNLFNDSNQNIMYEPIDSDSILLLFTIFQVFQGEKSKWNKVISMWQNPLHACNQNMYMAPKEVRDFLSHGGNDFGSRISNSIDELYSLIKHVYFLLDTVQEEAKRLSEKLGDKKLSESIRFFKDLDYKAIFTWKRFNQIKYVLDTRSFSIKWWPLNEKFYKHEKLGDKSGLKMVNNFSDNSNNLELISIPVTDFSLNGESKNLILPVPIDGIRTILPVADMFNHSHLAQCSSPLLDFENNMISIKNEVEIPIHSEVYIRYGILSSSECLFGYGFIPKTEPVSGLFDTLTLNLEPEDDDPLYKMKMLVLKHSNIPTDHIFSKLSLEKLTNEDLLFKCIDVVTSNDPISTLKNWNKKGGEPNKYSNINYMQIVYEILESLLKPCIEHHNMLQSYKSSPPDSRPFWFQDWGERAISYYSSQIDLIKLSLEKFKKRKRS; from the coding sequence ATGGACTTCGTAGTAAAATTACCAGTTGAATTGGATGCAGATGAGTCTCTTGTGAACAATAGGAAAAAGTTATTGGAGGAATGGGGATTGCCAGGAACATACGTAACTCTATGGTTAAAGGAGGAATTGGGAGAGGACTTGAAAACTCAagataatttaaagaaaatcttTGAGAAGCTAGTCAAGTTAATTCATTCTATGTATATTTCAAGCATGACATTTAAAGATACATATTTAGCATTAGCATATAGTAGAGATGAGTACATTTCAAAATTCAATTCAGGAAAGTTTCAGGTTGATTCTCCAGAGTCTTTATTTGAGATTTACACTCATAAGATTACTAATATTCCATCTTATAACCCCATTGTAATGATTAAGGCACTACTTGTTCTGAAAAGCATAATTAAGGATGAAATTTCCCAAGTTACCCAAAATGCTGAGAACTCTAATTTTCATATGGATAACTATCAATATCTATTAAACCAGTGCCTTTCCTTTGTTATGTCATCcttagaaaatatttgcaAACCTTCTCTACAAGATGTTTCCAATTTAGATATTGATGTTGATTCAACATATTTAGACGATATTATTCAAAGCCTTTCTGGGGGAGAACAAACAAAGTATCCTATTATACTTAGAAAACTCGGAGTAGGAACTCATCCTACTCATGGAAGAGGATTCTACTCTACAGAGAAAATTGAAGCTGATACAAATATTGTCGAAATTTCTTTGTATCATGCACTTTCATTTTACAATGCAATTTACTCTGAAGATTTTGGATATATTGCAAGATTTCTATCTAACCCAACTCAGTACATTCTTGAAATGAAATCAATCATCTCTGAaacttcaaatttattcaatgaCTCTAACCAAAACATTATGTATGAACCAATTGACAGCGACTCCATTCTACTTCTTTTTACTATATTTCAAGTTTTTCAAGGAGAAAAATCAAAGTGGAATAAAGTCATTTCTATGTGGCAAAATccattgcatgcatgcaacCAAAACATGTATATGGCGCCAAAAGAAGTTAGAGATTTCTTATCCCATGGTGGAAATGACTTTGGGAGTCGAATTTCTAATAGTATTGATGAACTTTATAGTTTAATCAAACAtgtatattttcttttggaTACCGTACAGGAAGAAGCAAAAAGGTTAAGTGAAAAGCTTGGagataaaaaattatcagAATCTATCCGGTTTTTCAAGGATTTGGATTATAAGGCCATATTCACATGGAAGAGATTTAACCAAATTAAGTACGTATTGGATACTAGATCATTCAGCATAAAGTGGTGGCCTTTAAACGAAAAATTCTATAAACATGAAAAGTTAGGAGATAAAAGTGGTTTAAAAATGGTTAATAACTTTTCTGACAATAGCAACAACCTTGAGCTCATTAGCATACCAGTTACAGATTTTTCCTTGAATGGTGAATCTAAGAATTTGATATTGCCTGTACCTATTGATGGAATACGTACAATATTACCAGTTGCTGATATGTTTAATCATTCTCATTTGGCACAATGCTCGTCTCCATTATTGGACTTTGAGAATAATATGATTTCTATTAAGAATGAGGTAGAAATTCCAATTCATTCTGAGGTATATATTAGATATGGAATTTTATCAAGTAGTGAATGCTTATTTGGATATGGTTTTATCCCTAAAACTGAGCCTGTTTCTGGTTTATTTGACACTTTAACATTAAACTTGGAGCCTGAAGATGACGATCCATTATATAAGATGAAGATGTTAGTCCTTAAGCATTCCAATATTCCAACTGATCACATATTTTCAAAGCTATCTTTGGAAAAACTTACAAATGAAGATCTACTATTTAAATGTATAGATGTAGTTACATCCAATGATCCAATCTCTACTCTGAAAAACTGGAATAAAAAAGGAGGAGAACCCAATAAATactccaatattaattacatGCAAATAGTATATGAAATTCTAGAAAGCTTATTAAAACCTTGTATAGAACATCATAATATGCTCCAAAGCTACAAATCTTCTCCACCTGATTCGAGACCTTTTTGGTTCCAAGATTGGGGAGAAAGAGCAATATCATATTATTCAAGTCAAATAGATTTGATAAAACTCTCTCTTGAAAAGTTTAAAAAGAGGAAAAGaagttaa
- a CDS encoding HOI-POLLOI protein; U4/U6.U5 snRNP component; Snu13p; pelota RNA binding domain containing protein (transcripts identified by EST), whose protein sequence is MSQNEASEDTGFNPKAFPLASPDLNNKIINLVQQACNYKQLRKGANEATKALNRGIAEIVLLAADAEPLEILLHLPLVCEDKNTPYVFVRSKVALGRACGVSRPVIAAAITSKDGSSLSSQITELKDQIEQILV, encoded by the coding sequence ATGAGCCAAAACGAGGCAAGTGAAGATACAGGTTTTAACCCTAAGGCATTTCCATTAGCCTCCCCAGACTTGAACAACAAGATTATTAACTTGGTACAGCAAGCTTGTAACTATAAGCAACTAAGAAAGGGAGCAAATGAAGCAACAAAGGCTTTAAATAGGGGTATAGCTGAGATAGTTTTACTTGCTGCAGATGCTGAGCCTTTGGagattcttcttcatctccCATTAGTTTGTGAAGATAAGAATACTCCTTATGTTTTTGTCCGATCAAAGGTAGCTTTGGGTCGTGCTTGTGGAGTATCTAGACCAGTTATAGCAGCAGCGATTACATCTAAGGATGGATCCAGCTTGTCTTCTCAGATTACTGAGCTAAAAGATCAAATAGAACAGATTCTAGTATAA